DNA from Terriglobus tenax:
CTCGATGTGGAGCGTGTCACGCTCTGGTCCAGCGCGCAGCCGCGCCCGCTCCGCGCGCTCTGGGTAACCAACACCACCGGGGCCACGCTCGACAGCGGCAGCTTCTCCATTGTGGAGAATGGCAACTTCGGTGGAGAAGGCCTGTTCGATGTCATTCATCCCGGCGAGAAGCGCCTGCTTTCCTATGCCGCGGACGACGCCGTGCGCGTCAGCACGGAGTCAAACCTCAACTCGCGCCATCTGCAGAAGATCACCGTGCGGAAAGGTGTTTTGACGGGGGTCAACCGCGAGATCGCGGAGATCACCTACGTCATCCACAACGCGGCTACCTCGCCGCGCATGGTTGTTGTGGAACACCATCGTCGTGCGGGCTGGGAGCTGGACTCGCACACGCAGCCCACGGAGACCACACCAACCGCCTACCGCTATGGCGTCGCCGTCGCGCCCGGAGAAACCGTCCGCCTGCATGTAGGCGAGCGCCATACCCTTTCGCAGGTCTGGCAACTGGCGCAGATGAATGACCAGCAGATTGACATGGTGCTGCGTACCAACGGCAACGATGCGAAGCTGCGGCAACTGCTTGAGCCGGTCATCGCCGCCCGCCAGCGCGTTGCGGATGTCGACCAGCAGATCTCTTCCCGGAACGACGAGATGGAGAAGATCAACGACGACCAGGAACGTCTGCGCAAGAACCTCTCGGCGCTGAAGTCCTCGGCAGAGGAGCGTGCACTGGTCCGCCGTTACACCACGGAGCTGAATGCCCAGGAAGACCGTCTGGCCACGTTGCGCAAGGAGACTGACACGCTGAAGACCGATCGCGAGAAAGCCCAGGCCGACTTCGACGCAAAGCTGCAGGCGCTTGAGGTGGATGAGACGCTGTAGCGAATCGCATCCGCAACCTGCTGGCAACTCTGTCCCGCACGGCAAGAAAGTGCAAAGCGAGTTCCATAAGCCGTGATGTAATCTCAGCCCAGAATGGTTCTGCGCAATCTCGATCTCGATACGCTGCGAACGCTGGTCATCGCGCATGACCTTGGCGGCTATGCGCAGGCGGCGGAGCGGCTCGGACGCACACCTTCCGCCATCAGTCTGCAGATGAAGCGTTTGCAGCAGGATCTCGACATTCCGCTCTTCCGCAAATCCGGCCGTGGACTTGCACTTACTGAAGCCGGAGAGACGACACTCGCCTACGCGCGCCGCATGCTCGCTCTCAACGACGAGCTGATGGACACTATGCACGGCGCCACGCTCGCGGGTCTTATCCGCATCGGCTGCCCGCAGGACTTCTCGCCCATTCTCCCTGGTGTCCTCTCTCACTTTGCCACGCTCTACCCGCGCATGCAGGTGGAGCTGCACATTGAAGGCAACGCCGCCCTGGCTGACTCTCTTGAGAAGCAGCAGCTCGACCTCGCTCTCGTCATCGGCCAGGCGGACCGTGCTGCGGCTGTCACCATCGGAGAGCTCAAACTCGTCTGGATCGCCTCAACCCTCTTCACACCACCCGGCGACCAGCCGCTGCCCATCGCCGTCCTTGGTCCGCAGTGCGCCTTCCGTAAGCGGGCTATCCAGCAGCTTGAAGAGATCACACGCTCTTACCGCATAGCTGCAACCAGCCCCAGCCTCAACGGCCTGTGGGCCGCGGTGCTCGGTGGCCTTGGGATCACGGCGAGGACAGCACTTGGCCTGCCTGCCGATCTGATCTGTGGCCCGTCGCTCTTTGGTCTACCCGCGCTCGGCGGCATGCCTGTCACACTGCATCGCAACCCGCATGCCACGGGGCCGGTCATCGATCGCTTCAGCACCCTGCTCACCTCGGCACTCACCCTTGCCTTGCAGCAGTCAGGCAAGCCACGCAACCGCCTGCGTCTCCTCCGCGAAGCATAAGCACCGCTCAACAGAGCGATGAAAACAATCAAATTGTGCTGTGAGTAAGTCATCGGTAGCGTGGACGTCATGCGCTACCTCCGCTATTCCGCCCTGCTTGCCTCCCTTATCCTTGCTTCAAATGCCGTCGCGCAATCTGCAAAGGATCTTGTCGGCACCTGGAAGCTGATCGCCGCCGACAAGCTGCTGCCCGACGGTACACGCACCCTCGACTACGGAGCCAACCCGCACGGCATCGCTATCTTCACCGCCGACGGCCACTACGCCATCGAGATCTATCGCGACCAGCGTACAAAGTTCTCCTCCGACGACCGTCTGAAAGTCACCGCCGACGAGTACAAGCAGACCTTCCTTACTCTCAGCGTCCACTTCGGTACCTACACGGTCGACTCGGCCAGGGGTACCATCGCCTTCCACGTGGACCGCGCCTCCACCCCTAACCTGGACGACACTATCCAGGTCCGTCCCTTTGAACTCAAAGGCGACCAGCTCAGTTGGAAGGTCGCTGCCCGCCCTGATGGCAGCATTCCCATCACCGTGCTCGAACGGATCAGGTAAACCGTGGTGGGAATCGCCGGACGCCCATGTTCCGCTTTTGGGACATGGGCTTGTACTGATCGACGAACTATCTTGCCGGCCAACTCCATTTCGGAGTGTTGAACAAGGTCGCACCCTTCAGCACGGTCTCCCCAAATGACTTCTCGAGAGGCAGAGGAACGCACACCTGCTCCTTCACCAATGCGCTAATCAGCGTCTGC
Protein-coding regions in this window:
- a CDS encoding LysR substrate-binding domain-containing protein, with translation MVLRNLDLDTLRTLVIAHDLGGYAQAAERLGRTPSAISLQMKRLQQDLDIPLFRKSGRGLALTEAGETTLAYARRMLALNDELMDTMHGATLAGLIRIGCPQDFSPILPGVLSHFATLYPRMQVELHIEGNAALADSLEKQQLDLALVIGQADRAAAVTIGELKLVWIASTLFTPPGDQPLPIAVLGPQCAFRKRAIQQLEEITRSYRIAATSPSLNGLWAAVLGGLGITARTALGLPADLICGPSLFGLPALGGMPVTLHRNPHATGPVIDRFSTLLTSALTLALQQSGKPRNRLRLLREA
- a CDS encoding lipocalin-like domain-containing protein codes for the protein MRYLRYSALLASLILASNAVAQSAKDLVGTWKLIAADKLLPDGTRTLDYGANPHGIAIFTADGHYAIEIYRDQRTKFSSDDRLKVTADEYKQTFLTLSVHFGTYTVDSARGTIAFHVDRASTPNLDDTIQVRPFELKGDQLSWKVAARPDGSIPITVLERIR